A section of the Eublepharis macularius isolate TG4126 chromosome 1, MPM_Emac_v1.0, whole genome shotgun sequence genome encodes:
- the CEP68 gene encoding centrosomal protein of 68 kDa isoform X2: MALDAKKSPLDAPLSVKAKRYGRWNNGEIERDYSELVGKVCQLSNAEDEKPLPQGTEGEEPGAVEGATSKLPTLSPRNPKHHQVSLISCNRFCKRKARYVERKPLVSKTTCISEVLPRFNRVGLFPKDQQITAECSNSAELLQSAAEPPAVLPCSTMDSKLYSPSIESLHNLDADCKSQTAFNYSSTPKALLSKRISCFDASTPLFSKTSLSLETSEDGDCELHNQTRSKSFSAAGAVPSWHLHRLSDSKETSITGTPKQITVDCRSPAGQVRQMSSFQADYWACAIPDSLPPSPDRQSPHWNPNKEYEDLLDYTYPIRPKYKLAKNLKYGMRESSIHDSGIDLDSLSVSPESTLKSTSVPGQEHQAMGVQSAQRFQTPLLKKSERSAPVSHYRLSPVGKVSFADVSPSIGRTIFSRDLEQSFSPRCSGPCSSDSTNIRKQSCNMREYNDATKNTSKHDCIVRRDAAGSFIRSTRMLPLQNVCCSDEEYLPLPPRLKELEVLAQQLTDLSLTMKPGRDHLESSFPSLGVNGEYIPPEVRGSDERQWEIDCDSCCTGSSQEDLSNQSCKDCLNTERVSGNAGARDFVGMECMETGSDHQKEEEAHRGDSLAQRIKVFCCQLEELIHWLHKIAEVTDNWIPPKPDVESVKASLQSYLALKKDLASHQVLTESVLQDGERLLKSIASNSPVLQHTLRLIAKQSIELESNADCLYESILGALDALDAGLRKSCDVRQPAGQTEASKRVTETT; this comes from the exons ATGGCTTTGGATGCAAAAAAATCTCCTTTAGATGCTCCTTTGAGTGTGAAAGCCAAGCGCTATGGTAGGTGGAATAACGGAGAGATTGAGAGGGACTACTCTGAGTTAGTCGGAAAGGTTTGTCAGCTTTCTAACGCGGAGGATGAAAAGCCCTTGCCTCAGGGAACTGAGGGCGAAGAGCCTGGAGCTGTAGAAGGAGCCACTAGCAAACTTCCTACCCTTTCCCCACGGAATCCAAAACACCATCAAGTGTCATTAATATCTTGTAACAGGTTTTGCAAGAGAAAAGCAAGATACGTGGAGAGAAAGCCACTCGTTAGCAAGACCACTTGCATCAGTGAAGTGCTTCCTCGTTTTAACAGAGTTGGTTTGTTCCCCAAGGACCAACAG ATAACGGCCGAGTGCTCGAATTCTGCAGAGCTGCTTCAAAGTGCGGCAGAACCCCCGGCGGTTCTTCCATGCTCCACCATGGATTCTAAACTTTACAGCCCCTCCATTGAATCCCTCCACAACCTTGATGCTGACTGTAAGAGCCAGACAGCATTCAATTATTCGTCTACTCCAAAAGCTTTGCTTAGTAAAAGAATATCTTGTTTTGATGCCTCAACACCATTATTCTCAAAGACTAGCCTTTCCTTAGAGACTTCTGAAGATGGTGATTGTGAGCTACACAACCAGACAAGGTCAAAAAGCTTCTCGGCTGCTGGCGCTGTTCCATCTTGGCATCTGCACAGACTGTCGGATTCCAAAGAAACGTCCATAACAGGCACACCCAAGCAAATAACTGTGGACTGCCGTTCGCCAGCGGGACAAGTAAGGCAGATGTCCTCCTTCCAGGCAGATTACTGGGCATGTGCGATACCGGATTCCCTTCCACCCTCGCCGGACCGCCAGTCCCCCCACTGGAACCCCAATAAAGAATATGAGGACTTGCTTGATTACACGTATCCCATAAGGCCAAAATACAAACTTGCAAAGAACCTCAAGTATGGAATGCGTGAATCTTCCATCCACGATTCGGGGATTGACCTGGACAGCCTTTCTGTTTCACCGGAGAGTACCTTGAAATCAACGAGTGTACCAGGCCAAGAGCATCAAGCTATGGGGGTCCAGAGTGCGCAGAGATTTCAGACCCCCCTTTTGAAAAAGTCTGAACGCTCAGCTCCAGTTTCTCACTACAGACTTTCGCCTGTTGGGAAAGTGTCTTTTGCGGATGTCAGTCCTTCTATTGGTAGAACCATTTTTTCTAGAGACCTGGAGCAGAGTTTCTCTCCTAGATGCTCTGGACCATGTTCATCTGATTCAACCAACATAAGGAAGCAAAGCTGCAACATGAGGGAATATAATGATGCTACAAAGAACACCAGCAAACATGACTGTATCGTAAGGAGAGATGCTGCTGGTAGCTTCATACGCTCTACAAGGATGTTGCCGTTACAGAATGTATGTTGTAGTGATGAGGAATATCTCCCTCTTCCGCCACGGCTCAAGGAATTGGAGGTGTTGGCTCAGCAACTGACTGATCTCTCATTAACAATGAAACCTGGGCGTGACCACTTAGAAAGCAGTTTCCCATCCCTCGGTGTAAACGGAGAGTACATTCCACCGGAGGTTCGTGGAAGTGATGAGAGGCAGTGGGAAATAGATTGCGATTCTTGTTGTACGGGCAGCTCTCAGGAAGACCTGAGTAATCAAAGCTGTAAGGACTGTTTGAACACAGAGAGAGTGAGTGGTAACGCTGGTGCAAGGGATTTTGTAGGAATGGAATGCATGGAGACTGGAAGTGATCATCAAAAAGAGGAGGAGGCCCATCGCGGAGACTCTCTTGCACAGCGTATTAAG GTATTTTGCTGTCAGCTAGAAGAGCTGATTCATTGGTTGCACAAAATAGCGGAAGTTACTGACAACTGGATACCACCCAAGCCAGATGTTGAAAGTGTTAAGGCATCATTACAAAGTTATCTG GCGCTTAAAAAGGACTTAGCCAGCCACCAGGTGCTGACAGAGAGTGTCTTGCAAGATGGTGAAAGACTCCTTAAAAGTATAGCATCCAATTCACCAG TTTTACAGCACACCCTCCGTTTGATTGCAAAACAATCCATTGAGCTTGAAAGCAATGCCGACTGCTTGTACGAGTCGATTCTGGGAGCTCTGGATGCTTTGGACGCCGGCCTGAGGAAGAGCTGTGATGTTCGACAACCAGCTGGTCAGACGGAGGCATCGAAAAGG GTGACTGAAACTACATGA
- the CEP68 gene encoding centrosomal protein of 68 kDa isoform X1: MALDAKKSPLDAPLSVKAKRYGRWNNGEIERDYSELVGKVCQLSNAEDEKPLPQGTEGEEPGAVEGATSKLPTLSPRNPKHHQVSLISCNRFCKRKARYVERKPLVSKTTCISEVLPRFNRVGLFPKDQQITAECSNSAELLQSAAEPPAVLPCSTMDSKLYSPSIESLHNLDADCKSQTAFNYSSTPKALLSKRISCFDASTPLFSKTSLSLETSEDGDCELHNQTRSKSFSAAGAVPSWHLHRLSDSKETSITGTPKQITVDCRSPAGQVRQMSSFQADYWACAIPDSLPPSPDRQSPHWNPNKEYEDLLDYTYPIRPKYKLAKNLKYGMRESSIHDSGIDLDSLSVSPESTLKSTSVPGQEHQAMGVQSAQRFQTPLLKKSERSAPVSHYRLSPVGKVSFADVSPSIGRTIFSRDLEQSFSPRCSGPCSSDSTNIRKQSCNMREYNDATKNTSKHDCIVRRDAAGSFIRSTRMLPLQNVCCSDEEYLPLPPRLKELEVLAQQLTDLSLTMKPGRDHLESSFPSLGVNGEYIPPEVRGSDERQWEIDCDSCCTGSSQEDLSNQSCKDCLNTERVSGNAGARDFVGMECMETGSDHQKEEEAHRGDSLAQRIKVFCCQLEELIHWLHKIAEVTDNWIPPKPDVESVKASLQSYLALKKDLASHQVLTESVLQDGERLLKSIASNSPVLQHTLRLIAKQSIELESNADCLYESILGALDALDAGLRKSCDVRQPAGQTEASKRLMSATL; encoded by the exons ATGGCTTTGGATGCAAAAAAATCTCCTTTAGATGCTCCTTTGAGTGTGAAAGCCAAGCGCTATGGTAGGTGGAATAACGGAGAGATTGAGAGGGACTACTCTGAGTTAGTCGGAAAGGTTTGTCAGCTTTCTAACGCGGAGGATGAAAAGCCCTTGCCTCAGGGAACTGAGGGCGAAGAGCCTGGAGCTGTAGAAGGAGCCACTAGCAAACTTCCTACCCTTTCCCCACGGAATCCAAAACACCATCAAGTGTCATTAATATCTTGTAACAGGTTTTGCAAGAGAAAAGCAAGATACGTGGAGAGAAAGCCACTCGTTAGCAAGACCACTTGCATCAGTGAAGTGCTTCCTCGTTTTAACAGAGTTGGTTTGTTCCCCAAGGACCAACAG ATAACGGCCGAGTGCTCGAATTCTGCAGAGCTGCTTCAAAGTGCGGCAGAACCCCCGGCGGTTCTTCCATGCTCCACCATGGATTCTAAACTTTACAGCCCCTCCATTGAATCCCTCCACAACCTTGATGCTGACTGTAAGAGCCAGACAGCATTCAATTATTCGTCTACTCCAAAAGCTTTGCTTAGTAAAAGAATATCTTGTTTTGATGCCTCAACACCATTATTCTCAAAGACTAGCCTTTCCTTAGAGACTTCTGAAGATGGTGATTGTGAGCTACACAACCAGACAAGGTCAAAAAGCTTCTCGGCTGCTGGCGCTGTTCCATCTTGGCATCTGCACAGACTGTCGGATTCCAAAGAAACGTCCATAACAGGCACACCCAAGCAAATAACTGTGGACTGCCGTTCGCCAGCGGGACAAGTAAGGCAGATGTCCTCCTTCCAGGCAGATTACTGGGCATGTGCGATACCGGATTCCCTTCCACCCTCGCCGGACCGCCAGTCCCCCCACTGGAACCCCAATAAAGAATATGAGGACTTGCTTGATTACACGTATCCCATAAGGCCAAAATACAAACTTGCAAAGAACCTCAAGTATGGAATGCGTGAATCTTCCATCCACGATTCGGGGATTGACCTGGACAGCCTTTCTGTTTCACCGGAGAGTACCTTGAAATCAACGAGTGTACCAGGCCAAGAGCATCAAGCTATGGGGGTCCAGAGTGCGCAGAGATTTCAGACCCCCCTTTTGAAAAAGTCTGAACGCTCAGCTCCAGTTTCTCACTACAGACTTTCGCCTGTTGGGAAAGTGTCTTTTGCGGATGTCAGTCCTTCTATTGGTAGAACCATTTTTTCTAGAGACCTGGAGCAGAGTTTCTCTCCTAGATGCTCTGGACCATGTTCATCTGATTCAACCAACATAAGGAAGCAAAGCTGCAACATGAGGGAATATAATGATGCTACAAAGAACACCAGCAAACATGACTGTATCGTAAGGAGAGATGCTGCTGGTAGCTTCATACGCTCTACAAGGATGTTGCCGTTACAGAATGTATGTTGTAGTGATGAGGAATATCTCCCTCTTCCGCCACGGCTCAAGGAATTGGAGGTGTTGGCTCAGCAACTGACTGATCTCTCATTAACAATGAAACCTGGGCGTGACCACTTAGAAAGCAGTTTCCCATCCCTCGGTGTAAACGGAGAGTACATTCCACCGGAGGTTCGTGGAAGTGATGAGAGGCAGTGGGAAATAGATTGCGATTCTTGTTGTACGGGCAGCTCTCAGGAAGACCTGAGTAATCAAAGCTGTAAGGACTGTTTGAACACAGAGAGAGTGAGTGGTAACGCTGGTGCAAGGGATTTTGTAGGAATGGAATGCATGGAGACTGGAAGTGATCATCAAAAAGAGGAGGAGGCCCATCGCGGAGACTCTCTTGCACAGCGTATTAAG GTATTTTGCTGTCAGCTAGAAGAGCTGATTCATTGGTTGCACAAAATAGCGGAAGTTACTGACAACTGGATACCACCCAAGCCAGATGTTGAAAGTGTTAAGGCATCATTACAAAGTTATCTG GCGCTTAAAAAGGACTTAGCCAGCCACCAGGTGCTGACAGAGAGTGTCTTGCAAGATGGTGAAAGACTCCTTAAAAGTATAGCATCCAATTCACCAG TTTTACAGCACACCCTCCGTTTGATTGCAAAACAATCCATTGAGCTTGAAAGCAATGCCGACTGCTTGTACGAGTCGATTCTGGGAGCTCTGGATGCTTTGGACGCCGGCCTGAGGAAGAGCTGTGATGTTCGACAACCAGCTGGTCAGACGGAGGCATCGAAAAGG TTAATGTCAGCCACACTTTAA